TGTACTGTACTCACTGCAATCTTCAGAACAAGCTAAAAGAGAATCAGAAAGTTCTAATGAGTTTAGCATCAACTTAAGAGTTTACTTATACCCACATAGTAGTCTTTGTTTACCCATTAAGTTCTGGCTGCCCTCCAACCATTCTCATGGCTGCCATCTGCACCCTCTTGGCTCTTCTCACCCCTCCCTTCCTACTTCCTTCACATAATTGCAGTGTGGTTGAATGGAAGTGTTTCATTACCAACTTCAGAGAAGGCCGTTAATGTTTCTTTCACTTTGGGTTCCAGTTTTTGGCGGATCTCAAGAAGCTTGCCTTGAAAGATAAAGACACCTAAGAGGGAATGGGGGAGGTATCAGAAATCCCAATGGCTCTTCTTgtcattatttaattctcactGTTGCCTTGTTTGCCCCAATTTCCTCAGACTTACTTGAGCAGTATGAACTTTTGACAATGAATTAGTACCTCACCTTTCCACGTTTCATTGCCCAGTCTATAAAATTCGTTCTTCAGCCATGTTCTCAACTTGACAACCTTTTGAACAgctggaggggaagagagaagacaCATGCGTGGGAATAATTACGTCTGTGGAGGAAATCGTGTGGCCCCAGGTGTTCTCTCCCCTGCCTCCCTTCTCCCATTAACCCCCCCAAACTCTCAGGGACTCATGCTTCCCTCACCCAATACCCGAAGCATCTTGTTCCCGTGGGAGACCTTGGAGCTTAAATGGATCGTCTCCTTAAACTGCCGTTCAAGCAGTTGATTTCGGCCAGGGACTTCTGAGGGTACCAGATTTGTCAGCAGGGTCCTAATATCCTCTATGAATTTGGGGTCACACTCCAAACAGCCTTTGACCCCATGGAGGGCTGCCAGGGACAGTGGCAGGAGCAGGAGTAACCACAGGTCACCCATTTCCTTGCCCCAACCCCCCCTCTCCCCAACAGCAGGTTGTCCTGGAAACTAGTTCACTTAGTTCCTTTTCCTTCAAAATCCCAGGAATGAGAGCCTTGTCCAGGATATTCCGAGTCcacctctccttccttttccatCTCACTTAAATCTCATTCCCCTAAGGATCTTCTGTTGTTTTCTGACTTTTATCTTTCATTCCAGAGAGAGGGAACTGCCAGCTGGGGAGAGTTACCTGAGTTCTGAGTGTAGAACACCAGGGGAGAGAAGCCTTGAGCTCATACAAGTGGAATTCTGTGCAGGGAGATTCTCAGAAATAAGTTTCTTTAGCTCCCTCTCTCTTCGTCTTGTGTGCTAGTAGATTCCCATACTGCTTCTGCCTGTTTGAATGATGTGTCAGTAAAGATGGAAGGTTTAACCCAAACTCTACATCTACAGAGGAGGTAAGAAAAGCCAAGAATACTGAATTGCTGGGTGCCCAGTCCCTATTGGTAGTGGTAATTGTTGAGAATTAAGGAGTGGACATTTATATAGACAATAATTGATGATGTAAATATAATTGATAATTTATCAGAAATTTCAGTCTACATTGGTCTGTGGTATGATTCCTTCAGCCATCCTTTGTAACATTTTTATAGCATTCTAAAAGAGGATTTGTAGCCAAAGACTGGAAACAACAGTTGAGTGATAGACATGGGTCAGTGGGAATTCAGTAATGTTCAGGGTGCCTTAACAGTTGCATCCTGAAATATTGATGaagtttataatataaatatagttattatGTGCTGCCCTCTCAAGCCACTTTCATGCAAGGTGGCCAAATAAGCATGTGGCTCTTCGAATAAGAGTCTTCTTTGTTGTTTAAGGAACAAAGGTTGCTTTGCAGACTTGTAAGAGTAGCAGTTACCTATTTGCTAAAATATTCCATGTGTGGTTATATCTCCTTGAAACCAGGAATCCCTGGCACTCTACAATGTTAgtagtagatttttttctttctatattattatttttttttaaagagagagtgagagagggagagagagagaaagaattttaatatttattttttagttctccgtggacacaacatctttgtttgtatgtggtgctgaggatcgaacccgggctgcacgcatgccaggcgagcaggcgagcgcactaccgcttgagccacattcccagccccctttctacattatttttattggtgcattaaagTTGTATGTAtgacggatacggccacatcaatgattatagcagcacaattcacaatagctagactgtggaaccaacctagatgcccttcaatagatgagtggataaaaaaattgtggcagctatacacaatggagtattatgcagcactaagaaacgacaaaatcatagaatttgcagggaaatggatggcattagagcagattatgctaagtgaagctagccaagccctaaaaaacaaatgtcaaatgtcttctttgatataaagagagccactaagaatagaacaggaaggaagagcatgaggaaaagactaacagtaaactaagatgaatggggggagagaaaggaagagagaagggaaaacatatggaaatggtaggagaccttcagtgatacacaaaattataagaggttatgaggggcaagggggtggggggaaaaaaaggggagagaattgaacaacagcagaggaggtagagagggaagatgggaggggaggggaggggaggggggatagtaggggataggaaaggtagcagaatacaacagtcactaatatgccattatgtaaaaatgtgagtatgtaacagaagtg
This portion of the Ictidomys tridecemlineatus isolate mIctTri1 chromosome 4, mIctTri1.hap1, whole genome shotgun sequence genome encodes:
- the Izumo3 gene encoding izumo sperm-egg fusion protein 3 isoform X1 gives rise to the protein MGDLWLLLLLPLSLAALHGVKGCLECDPKFIEDIRTLLTNLVPSEVPGRNQLLERQFKETIHLSSKVSHGNKMLRVLAVQKVVKLRTWLKNEFYRLGNETWKGVFIFQGKLLEIRQKLEPKVKETLTAFSEVACSEDCIVTEGPVLDCWTCLRITTRCFRGEYCREEDPRKAEQREITLFLVLLAEAGILASAVLLFYMCVSHRRKMQTIRKTLKKYLEKKLEELVGSADEEERKDSGPRK
- the Izumo3 gene encoding izumo sperm-egg fusion protein 3 isoform X2 translates to MGDLWLLLLLPLSLAALHGVKGCLECDPKFIEDIRTLLTNLVPSEVPGRNQLLERQFKETIHLSSKVSHGNKMLRVLAVQKVVKLRTWLKNEFYRLGNETWKGVFIFQGKLLEIRQKLEPKVKETLTAFSEVVVTEGPVLDCWTCLRITTRCFRGEYCREEDPRKAEQREITLFLVLLAEAGILASAVLLFYMCVSHRRKMQTIRKTLKKYLEKKLEELVGSADEEERKDSGPRK